The nucleotide sequence AACAGAAGAGGAAGTATATTTAATAAACAAAGAAATATCAGATTTAGCATTCTTAAATCCAAATTTGGCTAAGGTTTTGGCCAAGGTATTGAACCAAGCTCGtggagcttgcttcaaaccatagAGAGCCTTGTTTAGACAGCAAACTAAGGATGAATTTGAATGAGAGTAACCTGGTGGTTGGGCCATATAGACAGTTTCTTCTAGTTTACCATTGAGAAACGCATTATTAAAGTCAAATTGTCGTAATGGCCAGCCTAAAGAGACAGCAATACTAAAAATAACCCGAACTGTACTAGGCCTCACAACCGGGCTATAAACCTACTCATAATCTATTCCCTCTGTTTGATGAAAGTCCTTGCCAACTAGCCTAGCTTTGTATCTTAGAATGTTTCCAAATTGATCTTTTTTAATGGCAAAAACCCATTTGCTTCCTATGATGGTAGCATTTGGGGGTGGTTCTTTAAGAGTCCATGTTTGACACTTCATAAGTGCTTGAAATTTAATGTCCATGGCTTATTTTTAGTGTGGAGAGGCTAGAGCTTGAGCTACAGTCTTAGGGATGTTGTGTATCAAATCAGTGGTTGTAGGTTTGGAAGTAGTTGTGGTAGCTAAAGCTCTAAGTTTAGTAATTCCAGATTTTAATAGAGTTACCATGGCATGAGTGTTATTGGGTGGGGATGGAGTCAGAGAGATAGGGGGTAAGACAATATCAATGTCCCCAATTGGTATAGATGAATCTGATGTACTAAATGCTGAATGTGGAGTTGTGTTGATGGATAAAGTGTTTGATGTAGATGTAGGAGTGGATGGACAAGTGTTAGGTTGTTCTAAATGAGGGGGTTGGCCGAGAGATTGATGAGACGATGTACTAGTTGAAGGGAAAAGAGGGAAGGAGGCTGTATTAGGTGGTGGAGTGATATAAAAAATAGGATTCTCAGCCAATGCTACAGATTCAGACTTATTGGAAGAGGAATCAGACTTAGAAAACATAATACTATAGGAAAACACAGATTCATTAAAATTAACATGTCTTGCTTggtatatttttttcattttttgccATACACCTATAGCCTTTGTGATTAGCATCATACCCTAAAAACAAACATTGTTCTGATTTATATGCAAACTTTACCTTATTATACGGTCTTAAGAAAGGGTAACATGCACAaccaaaaattttaaagaaattatAGTATGGTTTTTTATTAAACAGCATCTCAAAAGGACTTCTATCTTGCAATACCTTCGTAGGGAGTCTATTGATGATATAAGCTGCACTAATGAAGGCATCTTTCCAAAAATTCATGAGTAAGGAAGCTGTGGCAAGTAAAGAGAGGCCCATCTCTTTGATATGCCTATGTTTTCTTTCCACACTTCTTTGTTGATGATGTGTGTAACCACAAAACTGTCTGTGCAAAATGCCTTCTGATGCCAAGAATAAAGTAAAATCTTTTGAAAGAAATTTCATACCTTTATCCGATTGTATTGCTTTGATTTTGTGACCACTTTGCTTCTCCATAAAAGCTTTATAAGTTTGAAATGCAACGAATGCTTGTGATTTGTTAGTTAGCAAATAAAGACAAGTATATTTTGTATATGCATCAACAAAACATATATAGTATCGAAATTTATTTCTAGAGTTCATGGGGGCTGGTCCCCAAATGTCTACAAAAACAAGTTGTAAGGGCTGTGTATAGCAAGTTTCAGAGACAGGAAAATGTAAGCGATGCATCTTTGTCATAGAACATATTTCACATACATGTTGAAATTTAGTAGCAGAACCAGAAAAATTATAAGTTTGATTAAGAACAGTCTGAATAGCACTATGACCTAACCTCTTGTGCCATAATTGcacatctttatttttatttgccaGAGAATTAAAGGCCGGATCCAAACACGAGTCTAATACATGTGAATTACTAAAATCAGAAATAGGCACAGTGTTGATTACAGTGGATTTAGTTTGAGGCTGCTGAAAAGTAGCATTATTACAAACAATTTCAGAACTAGTAGTCCAAGATCTTGGGATCCTAAGGTTATCTAAGGTATAAATTCCATCCCTAGCATTGCCTTGTAGGAGTAGGTTCTTGGTATCCTGGTCATGAATTAGGCAAAAATCAGGCCAGAATTTAAAATAAACATGGTTATCAAAGGCAAATTTTGAAACACTTCATAGATTCTGCGTAATTTGAGGAACATGAAGAAGATCATTCAGAGAATAAGCAATGTTAGTGGAAGCGTCAAAAAGAATAGAGGAACTTGAAGAAGAGATCGGTATACCTGCCCCATTACCTACATAAAGCTGGTCTAAATCAAGATTTGTGGAAGAGGCAGTGAGTAAATTGTTGGAGTTTGGGGTAATGTGGTGACTTGCTCCTGAATCCGGGAACCAATAAGCTTCACTAACGGATGATGGTGTAGAAATATAAGCTCTTGGTTGATGAAAGGTGGAAGACGGAGGTGGTGGCTGGGAATTTCCATACGGTATCTGAAGTTGATTAGAGGAATTAGCCATATTTGGTTGAAAAGATGTATCAAATCGATGATAGCAATTCCACACCACATGGCCAGAACGACCGCATAGTTGACATTGGGGTCTTTGATTCGTGAATCCAAACCTCCCACCTCCTCGAAAGCCTCTTCCACTTCTACCTCTTCTTGCTCCTCCTCCTCTGTTGAAGTTGAAGGGTTGAGTGAAGTTGGCCATCGGCATAGCTATTCCAGGATTCTTGTGTCTGTCAAGCATATTTTCAAATGCTAAAAAGAAAGATTCAGCCTCTACAACCTTGAAGGAGCCCAATCTTAACATTACCGAAGCGCTGTAGACAGTGTACTCATCTAGGAGACCATCAAGAATAGCTTGAATGTGGTCATCCTCATGAACATGATAGCCAATTGTAAATAGAGAATCTAGTAGTTTTTGAATTTGAGCAAGATAATCAGGTACGGTGCCCGTCTTCTTCACGGACTTGAACTGCGATTTGAGGCTTTGAATGCGAGCTAAGGATGCGGCGGTGAAGTAATCATCAATCTTTTCCCAAACCAGATGAAATCTGGTGAGATATATGACCTTGCTTTTGAAGTTAGTGGTCATGGATGCCACGATCCAAGTAGTGAGGGTTAGGTCTCGGAGACGCCATTTCTTGAAGTCCGCCGATTCGGTAGCGATTTTCTTTGCTGTAACAAATTGAAGAGGAATCTTCGCTGGGTTTAAGTGATCTTCCAAATCGAGACTCTGGATGGTGAGTAACGCGAGATACCTCCAGGTTGAATAGTTGTCTTCATTCAATTTGTCAGCTATGACAGTGAGGGGTTTTTTAGTGGTGGAGTCGTTGAGCTCGATTTCCATGGTGAAACGAAAAAATATTTCAAGAacctaagctcttgataccatatTAGAATCTTGAGGAACAAGATTGAAGAAAGTGCAGATGAATGTTAGAGAATGAGAGAAGAAGGTAAACTTGATGGATTGAATATTAGAGAATGAATATTAGAAAACTCTGTTTTTCCAAAGAGTAAAGTTATGATATATATCATATATACACAAGCCATAGTAGAGAGACTAATCTACCCTCTAACTAATCATAATATAATAGAAAATTACTTTACTAACTTAGCTAATACTCTAATAGTTTTTTGaccaaattaatttgtctgatcTAATTTCGACAAAAAATAACACAGTTTGATTagttatatgtattaaattttaattactaaaaaatatcttttaaaaaaaatattttaaacgtTTTTGTCTGAATAACTCCCAACAATAAAAAATGTCACTTAATCTTATCATCTCtctttgttaattaaaaattatatattgatattatatttaaattactTTGAATTTTAAAGTTTCTCACcgttaaaattaataataatatcgaATTCGTGAATATCCGCTCAACCCCTATTTGATACAGGGCAAGTAATTACTCGATCCGGTGCAGAACAGGTTCTAATCGGAATAAAGTCTTTAATAAACGGGATAGAATCAGGTCAAATTTAGGGTATTCCTTAGATAAAACAATTACATCAATCCTAATAAATGGATAATGTATAAATAGTTATATTTTCTTCTAAAAATGagttatattttgtttttaaaaaatatagagaGTTGAGGTTAGTACTTACAAAACTGTTTTAACACTTAAGTCAATAAGTTGAATATGTTTTTATGAGTTATATTTTTTGACAATTTTTTATAGTGTTTCTTGTAAATGATGAGTTACTACCCCTTTTCAATCTTCACTACTTATCTAGAAATGAATAATCATAATCAAAGTGATAAATTAATATATACATCGATCACATTAACATGATCGATACAGAAGGGCGTGGCGTCTATACATTTTGATCTAACTTGAAATGCCACCGCATTCTGCATCTGGTTTTGCGTTCAATACTTCCCTATAATTTATTTCATCAAGTATGCGTAAACATTCAATGTTAACGGAACAGAAcgctttctttgaatttcaatgCTTTCGAAATAGCAATGTTTGACAATGAGTCAGCACGTTCATAACTTCACATTCACATACACACCATCCCATCCTCATTTCCCATTACCCCATTCTATGCCTATAAATACAACCCACTCCTCTCTTCATCAACCACACACTACAAACCTAACCTCACTTCTTAGTTCTTACCATCTACTTCTCATTCCTTCTCTTAGCTTCTTAATTCACAATCATGGCCGTCTTCACTTTCGAGGATGAAATCACCTCCACCCTGCCCCCCGCCAAGCTTTACAATGCGATGAAGGATGCCGACTCCCTCACCCCTAAGATTATTGATGACGTCAAGAGTGTTGAAATCATGGAGGGAAACGGTGGTCCTGGAACCATCAAGAAACTCACCATTGTCGAAGGTCAGTGACTATTCAATTCAGTAGACATACTATATATCTGATAATTATGTGTTGTgaattgtaataataataatgatatataTATGCAGATGGAGAAACCAAGTTTATCTTGCACAAAGTGGAGGCAATAGATGAGGCTAACTATGCATACAACTACAGCGTGGTTGGAGGAGTGGCTCTGCCTCCCACGGCGGAGAAGATAACATTTGAGACAAAGCTGGTAGAAGGACCCAACGGAGGATCCATAGGGAAGCTGAGTGTGAAGTTCCACTCCAAAGGAGATGCGAAGCCAGAGGAGGAAGACATGAAGAAGGGTAAGGCCAAGGGCGAAGCTCTCTTCAAGGCAATTGAGGGTTACGTTTTGGCCAACCCTGCTCAATATTAGAACACTTTGCTCCATCTTCATATGCACTTGTTTTCTTTTGAGCATGT is from Arachis ipaensis cultivar K30076 chromosome B01, Araip1.1, whole genome shotgun sequence and encodes:
- the LOC107639514 gene encoding pathogenesis-related protein 2-like, with the protein product MAVFTFEDEITSTLPPAKLYNAMKDADSLTPKIIDDVKSVEIMEGNGGPGTIKKLTIVEDGETKFILHKVEAIDEANYAYNYSVVGGVALPPTAEKITFETKLVEGPNGGSIGKLSVKFHSKGDAKPEEEDMKKGKAKGEALFKAIEGYVLANPAQY